From Camelus dromedarius isolate mCamDro1 chromosome 12, mCamDro1.pat, whole genome shotgun sequence, the proteins below share one genomic window:
- the KDM4D gene encoding lysine-specific demethylase 4D, translating into MESMKSKAKCTQNPTCRIMIFHPTKEEFNDFDKYIAYIESQGAHRAGVAKIIPPKGWKARQTYDDINDILIATPLQQVASGKAGVFTQYHRKKKAMTVSEYRHLANSDKYRTPPHLNFEELERKYWKTRGYDSPIYGADISGSLFDENTKEWNLGHLGTIQDLLEQECGVVIEGVNSPYLYFGMWKTAFAWHTEDMDLYSINFLHFGEPKTWYAVPPEHGRRLERLAKELFPGSSRGCGAFLRHKVALISPTVLKDNGIPFGRVTQEAGEFMVTFPYGYHSGFNHGFNCAEAINFATPRWIDYGKVASQCSCGEARVSFSMDAFVRILQPERYELWKRGQDRAVVDHTGPTAPGGQGLSAWRDVRVPAEATMGPRHRPPRLALQKLVAAGSRTRRQHSVSPAFRRPSLARGSTSAAQFSAATARKLPELGPTPPLTPGPSTPDLHPTGRYGRGRRPREQGTQELTVQARVKRRLSGDATQHPEAQPLPLEGPSMDSRAPLSPGLQHPA; encoded by the coding sequence ATGGAAAGTATGAAGTCTAAGGCCAAATGTACCCAGAACCCAACTTGTAGAATAATGATATTTCATCCAACCAAAGAAGAGTTTAACGATTTTGATAAATACATTGCTTACATAGAATCCCAAGGTGCACACCGAGCGGGCGTGGCTAAAATAATTCCACCAAAAGGATGGAAAGCCAGGCAGACCTATGATGATATCAATGACATCTTAATAGCCACTCCCCTCCAACAGGTGGCCTCTGGCAAGGCAGGTGTGTTTACTCAATACCACAGAAAGAAGAAGGCCATGACCGTGAGCGAGTATCGCCACTTGGCAAACAGTGACAAATACCGGACTCCACCACACTTGAATTTCGAGGAACTGGAGCGCAAATATTGGAAAACTCGCGGCTATGATTCCCCGATCTACGGCGCGGACATCAGTGGCTCCTTATTTGATGAAAACACCAAAGAGTGGAACCTGGGTCACCTGGGAACCATTCAGGACCTGCTGGAGCAGGAGTGCGGAGTGGTCATCGAAGGCGTCAACAGCCCCTACCTGTACTTCGGCATGTGGAAGACCGCCTTCGCCTGGCACACGGAGGACATGGACCTGTACAGCATCAACTTCCTGCACTTCGGGGAGCCCAAGACCTGGTACGCGGTGCCCCCGGAGCACGGCCGGCGCCTGGAACGCCTGGCCAAGGAGCTGTTCCCGGGCAGCTCGCGGGGCTGCGGGGCCTTCCTGCGGCACAAGGTGGCTCTGATCTCGCCCACGGTCCTCAAGGACAACGGCATCCCGTTCGGCCGGGTCACTCAGGAGGCTGGCGAGTTCATGGTGACTTTCCCCTATGGCTACCACTCTGGCTTCAACCACGGCTTCAACTGTGCGGAAGCCATCAATTTCGCCACCCCGCGCTGGATCGACTATGGCAAAGTGGCCTCGCAGTGCAGCTGCGGGGAGGCGCGGGTGTCCTTCTCCATGGACGCGTTCGTGCGCATCCTGCAGCCCGAGCGCTATGAGCTGTGGAAACGCGGGCAGGACCGGGCGGTGGTGGACCACACGGGGCCCACGGCGCCTGGCGGCCAGGGCCTGAGCGCCTGGAGGGACGTCCGGGTGCCCGCCGAGGCCACGATGGGTCCGAGGCACCGCCCACCCCGCCTGGCCTTGCAGAAGCTGGTGGCCGCGGGCAGTAGGACCCGCCGCCAACACTCTGTGAGTCCGGCGTTCCGGCGCCCCTCATTGGCCCGGGGTTCTACCTCTGCTGCTCAGTTCAGTGCTGCCACTGCCCGCAAACTCCCGGAGCTTGGCCCAACCCCGCCGCTGACCCCAGGTCCATCCACCCCGGATCTCCATCCAACTGGCAGATATGGTCGCGGTCGTCGTCCTCGGGAACAGGGGACTCAGGAGCTGACTGTCCAGGCCCGGGTTAAGAGGCGCCTCTCGGGAGACGCTACTCAACACCCGGAGGCTCAGCCCTTGCCTTTGGAAGGACCCTCCATGGACAGCCGTGCACCGCTGAGCCCTGGACTCCAGCATCCTGCTTAA